The following coding sequences are from one Ornithodoros turicata isolate Travis chromosome 1, ASM3712646v1, whole genome shotgun sequence window:
- the LOC135384840 gene encoding uncharacterized protein K02A2.6-like, protein MSKEVTTTGDEDFTPRAREDSTMQPFVTPIAVFDPHGEPSSIAQRWEKWLNRLENFIVASNVKDKKQQKAMLLHFAGEQVFDIYEALGGTAEDDFENSSQITVRVNIGPVSTQALIDTGSSVNLVDAETFQKIQLKSDLELTPTSTQYFAYGSHAKLPIIGKFKTEIHVGDKRQPAEVAVVNKVAENIIGYETADALGIIKITLNINAEQTLDPQEEFPQLFQGMGKLKDLQVHLHVDPSVTPVAQPHRRIPLHIRKAVEEKLKELEDGDIIEKVSGPTPWMSPLVIVPKPGKEEIRLCLDMREPNKAIKRERHVIPTIDDIICTMSGAKMFSKLDLRDGYHQLELAEDSRHITTFSAHCGIYRYKRLNFGISSAAEVFQEVIRQVINGVEGVINPSDDIIVSGNTIEEHNQRLHLVLQRLSKAGLVLNAKKCVFRRTSLKFFGLLFTSEGIKPDPEKVKSICRLSQPKDVREIRSFLGMVTYCARFLPRCMVSARMERMLLKLQQYTFQVRHIVGSSNPADFLSRNVVEDKELKETAVEEYVNHIAQQACPKALTLELIEEATKNDAILSKLSEVLQTKPCSNSSWTQEISPFKAIANELSATAKGAILTGNRLVIPESLQKKVIQLAHRGHMGIRKTKQLLREKVWFKGIDGAVENAVKTCIPCQAVVQENIRTPIIMTKLPEGPWQNLALDFAGPFPDGQYLLVLVDEYSRFPVIRTLKSLDTDRVTKALRDIFTLFGMPVKVKTDNGPPFSGYKFKYFMADLGIHHHLITPLWPEANGEVERLMRTINKTARAANTDGRDWKIELEHFLLNYRATPHSTTGKSPGELHFGRRMRTCIPEVRTPVFDAEVRRKDEEMKQKCKTDAEKRKTIRPLELQEGDKVLVKEKKKNKLSPAYNPNPYTVEKVEGTKITVRRNDHKIVRNASYLKKLKVSMPKDKERLTSTYEATSMNGKLEPSTKQVGFSIPILPTDQEPIEEETRGCCSSDCFHS, encoded by the exons ATGTCCAAAGAAGTCACCacaactggcgacgaggattTCACACCCAGGGCAAGAGAAGACAGCACAATGCAGCCATTTGTCACACCCATCGCTGTATTCGACCCACATGGTGAGCCCTCATCCATTGCCCAAAGATGGGAGAAGTGGTTGAATCGCCTAGAAAACTTCATTGTGGCGTCGAACGTCAaagacaagaaacagcaaaaagCAATGCTACTGCACTTCGCGGGAGAGCAAGTTTTCGACATTTACGAGGCGCTTGGTGGCACCGCCGAAGACGACTTTGAGAACTCCTCACAGATCACT GTCAGAGTCAACATTGGACCTGTGAGCACGCAAGCACTCATTGACACTGGCTCGTCGGTGAACCTTGTGGACGCCGAGACCTTCCAAAAGATCCAGTTAAAAAGTGACCTGGAACTTACTCCAACCAGCACACAGTACTTTGCCTATGGGAGCCACGCAAAGTTACCTATCATAGGAAAATTCAAAACAGAGATTCACGTTGGAGACAAGAGACAGCCGGCAGAAGTGGCAGTGGTGAACAAAGTGGCTGAAAACATCATTGGTTACGAGACTGCAGATGCTTTAGGTATCATAAAAATAACCCTCaacataaatgcagagcagacgCTAGACCCACAAGAAGAATTCCCTCAACTATTTCAAGGGATGGGAAAGCTCAAAGATCTGCAAGTTCATCTGCATGTAGACCCCTCGGTTACACCAGTTGCCCAACCACACAGAAGGATACCGCTTCACATTAGAAAAGCTGTGGAGGAGAAACTGAAAGAACTAGAAGACGGTGACATCATCGAGAAAGTGTCTGGGCCAACACCTTGGATGTCCCCCCTAGTAATTGTGCCTAAGCCAGGGAAGGAGGAGATAAGACTGTGCTTGGACATGCGTGAACCAAACAAGGCCATCAAACGTGAACGACATGTAATACCCACAATAGATGACATCATCTGCACCATGAGCGGAGCAAAGATGTTCTCCAAACTTGACTTGAGAGATGGGTATCACCAGCTGGAACTAGCAGAGGATTCCCGACACATAACCACATTTTCTGCCCACTGTGGAATATACCGTTACAAGCGGTTAAATTTTGGCATATCCTCTGCCGCTGAAGTTTTCCAAGAAGTGATCCGGCAAGTCATCAATGGTGTAGAGGGAGTTATAAACCCAAGTGACGATATTATTGTGTCAGGAAATACAATAGAGGAACATAATCAACGACTCCATCTAGTGCTCCAGCGACTGTCAAAAGCAGGACTAGTGCTAAATGCCAAGAAATGTGTGTTCAGAAGGACCTCCCTGAAATTCTTTGGACTGCTTTTTACATCAGAAGGCATAAAACCAGATCCAGAAAAGGTGAAATCAATATGCAGACTTTCTCAGCCAAAGGATGTGCGTGAGATCCGAAGCTTCTTGGGAATGGTAACATACTGTGCCCGATTCCTCCCAAG GTGCATGGTATCAGCTAGAATGGAAAGAATGCTGCTGAAGCTACAACAATACACATTCCAAGTGCGACACATTGTAGGGTCAAGCAACCCTGCTGACTTCTTATCACGAAACGTGGTGGAAGACAAGGAACTGAAAGAAACTGCAGTGGAGGAGTATGTCAACCACATAGCCCAGCAAGCATGTCCAAAAGCTCTAACTCTGGAACTGATAGAAGAAGCAACAAAGAACGATGCAATCCTGAGCAAACTGTCAGAAGTATTACAGACCAAACCTTGCAGTAACAGCTCATGGACACAAGAAATAAGTCCATTCAAGGCCATCGCAAATGAACTCTCAGCGACAGCGAAAGGAGCTATACTCACAGGAAATCGACTGGTCATCCCTGAATCCCTGCAGAAAAAAGTAATTCAACTAGCCCATCGAGGACACATGGGGATTCGCAAAACAAAGCAGCTTCTCCGTGAGAAGGTGTGGTTTAAAGGAATCGATGGAGCAGTAGAAAATGCTGTGAAGACCTGCATACCCTGCCAAGCCGTCGTGCAAGAAAACATACGTACACCTATAATAATGACTAAACTGCCTGAAGGACCGTGGCAAAATCTTGCGTTAGATTTTGCAGGACCATTTCCCGATGGACAGTACCTGTTAGTGCTCGTCGATGAATACTCAAGATTTCCTGTAATACGGACTCTAAAGTCTTTGGACACTGACAGAGTAACCAAAGCTCTACGAGACATTTTTACCCTTTTCGGTATGCCTGTCAAGGTGAAAACAGATAACGGACCCCCCTTCTCAGGATACAAATTCAAATACTTCATGGCAGACTTGGGGATCCACCACCACTTAATTACTCCCTTGTGGCCGGAGGCAAATGGGGAAGTGGAGAGACTCATGCGTACCATAAACAAGACTGCCCGAGCAGCCAACACTGACGGAAGAGATTGGAAAATCGAACTCGAGCACTTCCTACTTAACTACCGTGCGACTCCGCACTCAACGACGGGAAAGTCACCCGGTGAACTACACTTTGGAAGGAGGATGCGCACCTGCATTCCAGAAGTCAGAACACCAGTTTTCGATGCTGAAGTAAGACGGAAGGACGAAGAAATGAAACAAAAGTGCAAGACAGATGCagaaaagaggaaaacaatTAGACCACTTGAATTACAAGAAGGGGACAAAGTGCTagtcaaagaaaagaagaagaacaaactATCGCCTGCTTACAACCCAAACCCGTACACTGTGGAAAAGGTCGAAGGGACCAAAATAACCGTCCGCAGAAATGATCACAAAATAGTGAGGAATGCTTCATACCTCAAGAAACTGAAAGTGAGCATGCCAAAAGATAAGGAGAGATTGACATCGACGTATGAAGCAACATCCATGAATGGAAAGCTTGAGCCGTCAACAAAACAAGTGGGTTTCAGTATACCCATACTACCAACAGACCAGGAACCCATAGAGGAGGAAACGAGAGGCTGTTGTAGTTCTGACTGTTTCCATTCGTAG